The following coding sequences are from one Nilaparvata lugens isolate BPH chromosome 6, ASM1435652v1, whole genome shotgun sequence window:
- the LOC111044149 gene encoding gamma-interferon-inducible lysosomal thiol reductase-like → MIGKVNFFITNMIGLRAAIALSVVYLASAQPVVTRQKVNMTVFYEALCPYSINFFRDQLPVVWPLFEDYLNIELVPYGFAEQSYENDTWYFSCQHGSQECTYNMYHACVLDKLPIVKAVNIIGCLMANEQEQLFFRKCTRKTQETKADIKQCSKGEEGRHLMSGYGNRTRDFQPEIKMMPSIVFNGVYNQTLRDDAVRDLKQVICNFLNPKPLECRTNEETEDYID, encoded by the exons ATGATTGG GAAAGTCAACTTCTTCATAACAAATATGATAGGTCTAAGGGCGGCTATAGCGCTTTCTGTAGTCTACCTAGCATCAGCTCAACCAGTGGTCACTAGACAA AAAGTAAACATGACCGTATTCTACGAAGCGCTGTGCccatattcaataaacttcttCAGAGATCAACTACCTGTAGTCTGGCCACTATTTGAGGATTACCTCAATATAGAGCTAGTTCCTTATGGATTTGCCGAG CAATCCTATGAGAATGACACGTGGTACTTCAGTTGTCAGCATGGGAGTCAAGAATGTACTTACAACATGTACCACGCCTGTGTCCTCGACAAACTACCCATTGTCAAGGCCGTCAACATAATCGGCTGTCTTATGGCTAATGAACAGGAACAACTCTTCTTCAGAAAA TGCACAAGGAAAACGCAGGAGACAAAAGCGGACATAAAGCAGTGCAGTAAAGGTGAGGAGGGGAGGCACCTGATGTCCGGCTATGGCAATAGGACACGTGACTTCCAGCCCGAAATCAAAATGATGCCAAGTATTGTCTTCAATGGG GTATACAACCAAACCCTAAGGGATGACGCGGTGCGGGATCTGAAGCAAGTGATCTGCAATTTTCTCAACCCCAAACCACTGGAGTGCAGAACAAACGAGGAGACTGAAGACTACATAGATTAG